A region of Polyangiaceae bacterium DNA encodes the following proteins:
- a CDS encoding OmpA family protein yields the protein MRVGRTAIRALMVAAATFVARPLVAQDVSATGALERFQPSVPGDGLFGVPSPSVGGHLIPRGRAVVDFALNPLSIQDGSTRTSIVAQQTYLHLAASLPLFDRVLVSFDMPFALAQSGDSPTVAGVAFPSPSGADVGDLRLGGRVRIFGEDANQFQIAGGVYFYVPTGPNGSYAGDGAVRGEPHVIMGGRVKQFFYSVSLGTTLRASQRPSSFDVRAGAAIVLKDGFIQAGPEFSLSAPFSDQVLLDNDTTRIFAASPVSAELLLGVKVRPIPFLVIGVGGGPGLTNGWGTPAGFVVGSVGYEPLAPPPKKPEADTDKDGIFDKDDHCPTVRGIKHENPKKNGCPADADDDTILDVDDACPKEPGKPNSDPKKNGCPPDQDGDGIIDKNDACPEVAGVKNDDPKKNGCPPDEDGDSIVDAKDACPKVPGIEHEDPQKNGCPSDRDGDGIPDAEDACPDQKGSSDEDKSKHGCPHVTVTKTEIVISRQVQFKFGQSALAHTVDPVSDDLLTEVRDAIVDHPEIEQIEVQGHTDNVGKDEINRALSQERADAVRRWLVQRGIPAAKLLAKGYGSTRPIATNDTEEGRQQNRRVQFLIVPASGDKKKKP from the coding sequence ATGCGAGTTGGTCGCACGGCAATTCGAGCGCTCATGGTCGCTGCGGCGACGTTCGTCGCAAGGCCGCTCGTCGCGCAAGATGTGTCCGCAACGGGAGCGCTGGAACGTTTCCAACCTTCGGTGCCAGGTGACGGACTTTTCGGAGTGCCTTCGCCGTCGGTGGGAGGTCATCTCATTCCGCGGGGCCGGGCGGTCGTCGATTTCGCGTTGAACCCGCTTTCGATTCAAGACGGGTCGACGCGCACGTCGATCGTTGCACAACAGACGTACTTGCACCTGGCTGCATCGCTTCCGCTTTTCGATCGGGTGCTCGTTTCGTTCGACATGCCGTTTGCGCTGGCGCAATCGGGCGACAGTCCCACGGTCGCGGGCGTCGCGTTTCCATCACCGAGCGGCGCGGACGTGGGCGATTTGCGTCTCGGCGGGCGCGTGCGGATATTCGGCGAAGACGCGAATCAATTCCAGATTGCCGGTGGCGTGTATTTCTACGTGCCGACGGGTCCGAATGGATCGTACGCGGGCGATGGTGCGGTGCGCGGCGAGCCGCACGTGATCATGGGTGGTCGTGTAAAACAATTTTTTTACAGCGTATCGCTTGGGACGACGTTGCGAGCTTCGCAGAGGCCGAGCTCGTTCGATGTGCGAGCGGGTGCGGCCATTGTCTTGAAAGATGGATTCATTCAGGCGGGCCCGGAGTTTTCGCTATCCGCGCCATTTTCCGATCAAGTGCTGCTCGATAACGACACGACGCGCATTTTTGCGGCTTCGCCGGTGTCTGCCGAGCTTTTGCTTGGCGTCAAGGTTCGTCCGATTCCATTTTTGGTCATTGGTGTCGGTGGTGGACCAGGTTTGACGAATGGTTGGGGGACGCCTGCGGGGTTCGTCGTTGGCAGTGTCGGGTACGAGCCGCTTGCTCCGCCGCCCAAGAAACCCGAGGCCGATACCGACAAAGACGGCATTTTCGACAAGGATGACCATTGTCCGACGGTTCGGGGCATCAAGCACGAAAACCCCAAAAAGAATGGTTGTCCCGCGGATGCGGACGACGACACCATTTTGGATGTCGACGATGCTTGTCCGAAAGAGCCGGGCAAGCCGAACAGCGATCCGAAGAAAAATGGTTGCCCGCCGGATCAGGATGGCGACGGAATCATTGATAAAAATGACGCGTGCCCCGAGGTTGCGGGCGTGAAGAACGACGATCCGAAAAAGAATGGCTGTCCGCCGGACGAAGACGGCGATTCGATTGTGGACGCCAAAGATGCGTGTCCGAAGGTGCCGGGTATCGAGCACGAGGATCCCCAAAAGAATGGTTGCCCATCGGATCGCGATGGTGATGGCATTCCCGACGCCGAAGATGCGTGTCCGGACCAAAAAGGCAGCAGTGACGAGGACAAGTCGAAGCACGGTTGTCCGCACGTCACGGTCACGAAGACGGAGATCGTCATTTCGCGCCAAGTTCAATTCAAGTTCGGTCAATCGGCGCTCGCGCATACGGTCGACCCGGTATCGGACGATTTGCTCACGGAGGTTCGTGATGCAATCGTTGATCACCCGGAAATCGAGCAAATTGAAGTTCAGGGGCACACGGACAACGTGGGCAAGGACGAAATCAACAGGGCATTGTCGCAAGAACGTGCCGATGCCGTGCGCCGGTGGCTCGTGCAGCGAGGTATTCCGGCGGCGAAGCTTTTGGCGAAGGGGTATGGGAGCACGCGGCCCATTGCGACGAACGACACGGAGGAAGGTCGTCAGCAG